The Gammaproteobacteria bacterium genome includes the window GGATGCACTGAGCAATGAATTTCTTAGATGTGCAATTGGGTCCTTCGATATAAACAGTCGATTGTGATTTTGCTAATTTTGCAATGGATTTGTTAATGGATTGAATATATTCAGAAGAACCTGCCAGTTTGGTTTTTCCTTTGGGTGTTGAGTTTTCATTTGTTGGTGACTCGAATTCTTTGATGCCATTGGCAACCAAATTCCTTAATACCTGCAAACTAATCGGTTTGCTGATAAAATCAAAAGCACCTTTCTTTAATGCCTCAACTGCATGATGAATGGTTCCATAAGCAGTGATTACAGCAATCGGAGTTTTAGGAAAGTTTTTATGTACATGCTCAACCAGTTCGATACCATTGCCATCAGGCAATTTCATGTCAGTTAAGCAAAAGTGAAAAGTGTTTTTCTCAAGCACACTTTTTGCAGCTCCCAGAGTTGGAGCCGTATAAACTGTCAGACCCATTTTATTCAAGGTCATCTCAAGGAGCTTCAAAATATCCGGTTCGTCATCGACAACTAAAATCTTAACATTTGACATACTGTTTGAGTGAATATTGCTTAATATAATATCTTACTGCATGATGTTAGTTTTTAAAACCTAAATTTTTTGCAAATCCAAAATTCGTCTTCGCAACATTGGCCCGAGTTGTAGAAAATCGAATAGCTGATTGATTCTTTCAGTATTAATTCGCTTACGGCGAATGTCTATGTTCTCAAGTGGAATATCCGTTCTGATTTCAGTCAGTGATTTAGCCAGTTTTGCCTGATCAAGATTATCGGCAATTTTCTTTTGGCAGGATTTAGCTCCCCGAATACTTAAAAAAGCGATTTCTTTGTTTCTGTCCATAACATCCTGCAAAGTATCGAAATGGTTGATTAAGTGAATTGCTGTTTTAATGCCAATGCCTGAGACCCCGGGAATGTTATCGACACTATCTCCGCAAAGTGCCAGATAATCTGCAATTTGATGTGGATAAACACCAAATTTTTGTTTGATGAGATCAGGGTTCATAGGCTCGTCTTTTCCATAATTCCACCAAGTATCATTCTCGCCAACTAATTGTGCTAAGTCTTTATCGGCTGAAACGATGTGGTTACGAAAACCTTGTTTCTGGTGGTGATGTGCCAAAGTTCCAATCAGGTCATCGGCTTCGTAATATCCATCACTATAAGTGCTAATGCCTAAAACATTGGCAACTTCCTGACACAATTTAAACTGACGCTTTAAATCTTCAGGAGCCGGATCACGATTGGCTTTATACGGAGGATAAATTTCGTTGCGGTAAGAGGATTCCAGAGATTCATCAAAAGCACAGGCGATATGCTGTGCTTTTGTTTTGTGTATGAAATCTGTCAGAAATCGTGTGAAACCATAAACCGCATTGATGTTTTCTCCATTGCTGGCAGTATAGTTTCCGTAATTGACGTAATAACTTTTAAAAACATAAATACTAGCATCAATGAGATAGGCTTGCTTTTCCGACATTACAGATTAACTGATAAATTATCCGACTAACATTCCTGCGAAATTGGCAGAAAGTAATGATGCCAATGTTCCACCGATTAAAGCCTTAATGCCAAACTCAGAAAGACGTTTTCGCTGATTTGGAGCTAAATGTCCGATTCCGCCAACTTGAATACCGATAGAAGCAAAATTGGCAAAACCGCAAAGCATATACGTTGCAATCAGTACTGATTTTTCATAAGACAAATGCATGGCTGAAGCTACATTTTTAAACTCAGCCAAGTTGATATAACCGACAAATTCACTAGCAATCAATTTAATACCAAGCAACTGTCCAAGAATGGTAATGTCTTCTTTGGCAACGCCAATCAGCCACATTAAAGGTGCAAAAGTATATCCAAGAATAAACTCCATAGACAACTTGTCATAGTTGGTATGAGTAGCAATCCATTGACTGATAGAATTTCCAAATGTGTAACCATCAACATTGAGTACCATGATGTAGCGATAGAGAACGACCGCAACTAAAACTCCAAAGAAGTTCATGAAGAAGTTTCTGAATACCGGAATATTTTCACGCTTGTAATAACTAACGCCGGCTGCGAATACGGCAGCGACAATCCAATGCAAGAATGAAGTAAAATGTCCCAAGACTTGTAAAATATAGTTACCCATAGCAATAAATGCGAAGAACACCAAAAGCATCGCACCGATATTTACAGCTAATTTCAAACCATCAGTTGTTCCTGATGCCATAGCATCCAAAAAGTTAGAACCGGCTTTTTCTTTTGAAACCTCAATGTTGCTGTCAATTTTTTCAGTTTGTGGCATGAGAATTTTAGCAACCACAATGGCTCCAGGAGCTGCCATAACTGATGCACTGAGCAAGTGCTTGGCATAAAAAGCCTGTTGAACTGGGTCATCCCCACCGAGAAAACTCACATAAGCAGCCAATACACCACCGGCAACGGTTGCCATACCACCAATCATAACCAGCAGTATTTCTGAACGGTTCATACGCTCCAGATACGCTTTAATCATCAAAGGAGCTTCCGTTTGACCGAGAAAGATATTACCTGCGACCGATAAACTTTCAGCGCCGGAAATATTTAAAGTTTTAGTTAATACTACAGCTAATGCTTTAACGATTTTTTGAATGATTCCCAGAAAGAAAAGCACTGATGTTAACGCAGAGAAGAAAATAATGGTTGGCAATATCATGATTGCAAAATTAATCAGCGGACTTTCAATTTGACCGGATGTGAAAGAGTTAAATAAAAAACTGGTTCCGGCTTTGGTGAAATCCATTACTTTAACGAACATTTGTCCGACGGTATCAAAAAATGCAGCAACAAATGGAACATACAGCACGCCGACAGCAATTAGCAACTGCATAAATAACCCGATGCCAACGACTTTCCATGAAATGGATTTGCGATCGGAGCTAAAAATATAAGCAATGACAATCAAAACAATCATGCCAATAATGCCACGAGAAATGGAAGTGAAATTAATCCCCTGTGAAGCAATTAACTCTGTCATTATTTTTCTACCCTAAAATTTGAATAAACATTATAGTTTGCGATAATTTATCAAGTCAAATGAATGTGTTAATTCACTTATACAAACTGACCGCAAGCATGCCCTGATGACCAGGCCCATTGGAAGTTGTATCCGCCTAAATGTCCGGTGACATCCAGAACTTCACCAACAAAGAATAAACCTTTGACGAGTTTGCTTTCAAAAGTTTTTGAGGAGACCTCATCGGTGTTCACTCCACCTTTGGTGACTTCAGCAGTTCGATAGCCTTCCGTTCCATTAGGTTTGATTTGCCAATGATGAATTTGTTTGTGGATTTCTGCTTTTTTTTGTTTTGAAATTTCTGCAAAATTTTTCGAGCGGATTTGGTTGAAAAATAATTCGCAAAGAATAGTGGAGAGCTTTTTACTGAAAAGTTGGTTTAGAATTTGTTCCAACGATTTATTCGAACTGTTTTCAGCAAACGCTAAAACGTCTTCATCAGGTAGCAAATTGATTTCAATAGTATCTCCCGAATTCCAGTAACTTGAAATTTGCAAGATTGCCGGTCCGCTTAAACCACGATGGGTAAAAAGCATGTTTTCACGAAAGCTTTGTCCGTTACAAGTGACAGAAACATCCTGAGACGTTCCGGATAATTCATTGAGAAATTGTTTGAGTTGGTCTGTGATCGTAAAGGGAACCAAAGCTGCTGATGTTGGCATAACAGTATGACCGAACTGTTTGGCAATTTCATAACCAAAACCGCTGGCTCCCATCTTTGGTATTGACAACCCACCGGTTGCAATCACCAAAGATTCGCAGGTAAATAAACCAAGTGATGTTTTGAGCTCAAATTGATTGTCTGTTTTTACAACTTCAAGCACGTTGCAATTGAGTCTGATTTTGGATTGCACATCTTCGCACTCGGATAAAAGCATTTCCAGAATGTCCTTGGATTTGTTGTCACAAAATAATTGCCCCAGAGTTTTTTCATGATAGGGAATATTGTGTTTTTCCACCAAAGAGATAAAATCCCATTGTGTATATCGTGATAATGCAGATTTATGGAAGTG containing:
- a CDS encoding NAD(P)/FAD-dependent oxidoreductase, with the protein product MNKVDVIIIGAGAAGLMTAISAGKRGKNVLVLDHANKAGKKILMSGGGRCNFTNLDIQPENYLGSNPHFHKSALSRYTQWDFISLVEKHNIPYHEKTLGQLFCDNKSKDILEMLLSECEDVQSKIRLNCNVLEVVKTDNQFELKTSLGLFTCESLVIATGGLSIPKMGASGFGYEIAKQFGHTVMPTSAALVPFTITDQLKQFLNELSGTSQDVSVTCNGQSFRENMLFTHRGLSGPAILQISSYWNSGDTIEINLLPDEDVLAFAENSSNKSLEQILNQLFSKKLSTILCELFFNQIRSKNFAEISKQKKAEIHKQIHHWQIKPNGTEGYRTAEVTKGGVNTDEVSSKTFESKLVKGLFFVGEVLDVTGHLGGYNFQWAWSSGHACGQFV
- a CDS encoding nucleoside transporter C-terminal domain-containing protein yields the protein MTELIASQGINFTSISRGIIGMIVLIVIAYIFSSDRKSISWKVVGIGLFMQLLIAVGVLYVPFVAAFFDTVGQMFVKVMDFTKAGTSFLFNSFTSGQIESPLINFAIMILPTIIFFSALTSVLFFLGIIQKIVKALAVVLTKTLNISGAESLSVAGNIFLGQTEAPLMIKAYLERMNRSEILLVMIGGMATVAGGVLAAYVSFLGGDDPVQQAFYAKHLLSASVMAAPGAIVVAKILMPQTEKIDSNIEVSKEKAGSNFLDAMASGTTDGLKLAVNIGAMLLVFFAFIAMGNYILQVLGHFTSFLHWIVAAVFAAGVSYYKRENIPVFRNFFMNFFGVLVAVVLYRYIMVLNVDGYTFGNSISQWIATHTNYDKLSMEFILGYTFAPLMWLIGVAKEDITILGQLLGIKLIASEFVGYINLAEFKNVASAMHLSYEKSVLIATYMLCGFANFASIGIQVGGIGHLAPNQRKRLSEFGIKALIGGTLASLLSANFAGMLVG
- a CDS encoding 5'-3' exonuclease H3TH domain-containing protein, with amino-acid sequence MSEKQAYLIDASIYVFKSYYVNYGNYTASNGENINAVYGFTRFLTDFIHKTKAQHIACAFDESLESSYRNEIYPPYKANRDPAPEDLKRQFKLCQEVANVLGISTYSDGYYEADDLIGTLAHHHQKQGFRNHIVSADKDLAQLVGENDTWWNYGKDEPMNPDLIKQKFGVYPHQIADYLALCGDSVDNIPGVSGIGIKTAIHLINHFDTLQDVMDRNKEIAFLSIRGAKSCQKKIADNLDQAKLAKSLTEIRTDIPLENIDIRRKRINTERINQLFDFLQLGPMLRRRILDLQKI